One genomic region from Spirochaetaceae bacterium encodes:
- a CDS encoding NAD(P)-dependent oxidoreductase: MTARRRSEPDRPSALVTGASGMIGGEVAAQLAAAGHRVRCLLRPSSGPPAVRHPNIEVLRADLSDHVAVAAALRGVVRVFHVAGYLHAGAPFSAGEEYAPYRAANVDLTERMLAASADAGVRRFVFASTTGVYRAGAASPIGEHSPLAPLSAYGRSKVEAEGVVREYGGRGLSYTIVRPSATYGPGDRHFLPAALAMARMRRVPLVDGGRHLVDFGYVSDVARLMVQAAGAPAADGATYNAATGNPQPLRALFDVHAELTGQSSPAIVPVPAGLCRLLGPLLPAAVRLLAPGMSAMVTRDALAYLSRDVFYDMSRSYRDFGFQPEIDFRAGLALVLAAGGLSTTGIPRSANSRSADQNS, encoded by the coding sequence GTGACGGCAAGGCGGCGCAGCGAACCGGACCGTCCGTCGGCGCTGGTCACCGGCGCCTCCGGCATGATCGGCGGCGAAGTGGCCGCCCAACTCGCCGCCGCGGGCCATCGCGTGCGCTGCCTGCTGCGCCCGTCGAGCGGGCCGCCGGCCGTCCGCCACCCCAACATCGAGGTGCTGCGCGCCGACCTGTCCGACCACGTTGCCGTCGCCGCCGCCCTGCGCGGCGTGGTCCGGGTGTTCCACGTTGCCGGTTATCTGCACGCCGGCGCGCCGTTCAGCGCCGGCGAAGAGTATGCGCCCTATCGCGCCGCCAACGTGGATCTGACCGAACGCATGCTCGCCGCGAGCGCCGATGCCGGCGTGCGGCGGTTCGTGTTCGCCAGCACCACCGGCGTCTATCGCGCCGGCGCGGCGTCCCCGATCGGTGAGCACAGCCCGCTGGCGCCGCTGTCCGCCTACGGGCGCTCCAAGGTGGAAGCCGAAGGCGTGGTGCGCGAGTACGGCGGGCGCGGGCTGAGTTACACGATCGTGCGGCCAAGCGCCACCTACGGGCCGGGCGACCGCCACTTCCTGCCCGCCGCGCTGGCCATGGCGCGCATGCGGCGCGTTCCGCTGGTGGACGGCGGCCGCCACCTGGTGGACTTCGGATACGTGAGCGATGTCGCGCGCCTGATGGTGCAGGCGGCGGGCGCTCCGGCGGCGGATGGCGCCACCTACAACGCCGCCACCGGCAATCCGCAGCCGCTGCGCGCCCTGTTCGACGTGCATGCGGAACTCACCGGACAGTCTTCCCCGGCCATCGTGCCGGTGCCGGCCGGCTTGTGCCGTCTGCTCGGGCCGCTGCTGCCGGCGGCGGTGCGGTTGCTCGCCCCCGGCATGAGCGCCATGGTGACGCGCGACGCGCTGGCCTACCTCTCACGCGACGTGTTCTACGACATGAGCCGCTCCTACCGCGACTTCGGGTTTCAACCGGAAATCGACTTCCGCGCCGGGCTGGCGCTGGTGCTGGCAGCCGGAGGCTTGAGCACAACCGGGATCCCGAGATCCGCGAACAGCAGATCCGCGGATCAGAATTCGTAG